From a single Miscanthus floridulus cultivar M001 chromosome 8, ASM1932011v1, whole genome shotgun sequence genomic region:
- the LOC136476347 gene encoding uncharacterized protein isoform X1, translating into MSAVTEDGDQRASASEAGDRGRDGDEDFDEDEEDGFEFGDADEAMHCVEMAESSTTAAKLRAHSQDYEALAARKRKTLAEEQPQREEGSKRPRQDQLSEAEAATMFDQLMEGFGLRRKRRSKDGKKRGRKKGTKNKGSAEVIKKLGDATLLFAEEKFNEAIPILHEIVRIAPNLSDSYYLLGSIYSEIGELDKAINFLMLAAYVSPKDASLWKKLIPLAKKKGDASLARHCILKAMRADPEDVDLKYLCGDMYRNICDYQKAAEIYEQIVRIYPANIAVRKVAAQMYRECGQIDKAINLLEDYANTQTSNIDWSVLDLLISLYIRNNVLSEALRQIKRAQLQLGSQQNLPVQLQAKEVICHAYCGDMKYAEIFLHDVHLEPSKENIDVIKELASTLEKMGQYEYAVKFYLLIENVATHNDGGLYFDIKEMGSSYVNVAQCYMVLGDKKNAIPYFYKALRSMKDNIDIRLTLSSLLVDDDKTDEAATLLSPPKIPELQSANTPDQRKPWWCDGKVKMQLAKIYYNKGKLEDFVDTIFHPILETLNVEYANRKVRPMKKLPNTVLHERVKVLGEQRPDSVFQGLKPIASPDELIKANRAKKIIEKRAAANELKPDDPPRTKQVPPVPGILTNVEHHQLVLNVCICQLCRTLALLQRYWDALQIINRTLKLGNDALTGDKKEELRSLGAQIAYRAPDPSHGFKYVRYVVQQHPYSLAAWNSYYKVISRIEDRFPQHFKHLLRTREAKPDCVPPIIISGHRFTAISQHQSAARDYLEAYKLDPENPLINLCVGTALISLTLGFRLQNKNQCIVQAFAFLYRYLRLCDNSQEALYNIARAYHHIGLNTLAAIYYEKALAIEEKDHPIPKLPYEAGSCVPEDLKPGYCDVRREAAFNLHLIYKKSGATDLARRILKTYCTV; encoded by the exons ATGTCGGCTGTAACGGAGGACGGCGACCAGCGAGCTTCCGCCTCTGAGGCGGGGGACCGCGGGCGCGACGGGGATGAGGATttcgacgaggatgaggaggacgggTTCGAGTTTGGTGACGCCGACGAGGCGATGCACTGCGTGGAGATGGCGGAGAGTAGCACCACCGCCGCGAAGCTGCGTGCCCACTCGCAGGACTACGAGGCGCTAGCTGCGCGCAAGCGCAAGACCCTTGCCGAGGAGCAACCCCAGAG GGAGGAGGGTTCCAAAAGGCCAAGACAGGATCAACTTTCAGAAGCGGAAGCAGCAACCATGTTCGACCAACTGATGGAAGGCTTTGGTCTTCGGCGCAAAAGAAGGTCCAAAGAT GGCAAGAAAAGGGGAAGAAAGAAAGGAACAAAGAATAAGGGCAGCGCTGAAGTTATTAAAAAGTTGGGTGATGCTACTCTACTTTTCGCTGAAGAAAAATTTAACGAG GCAATTCCTATACTACATGAGATTGTGCGAATTGCGCCAAATTTGTCAGATTCATATTATCTACTTGGTAGCATTTATAGTGAGATTGGTGAACTAGATAAAGCCATAAACTTCTTGATGCTTGCTGCATATGTTTCCCCAAAAGATGCATCTCTGTGGAAGAAACTCATTCCCTTGGCAAA GAAAAAAGGGGATGCTTCTCTGGCAAGACACTGTATTTTAAAAGCAATGAGAGCAGATCCAGAAGATGTAGATCTGAAGTATCTTTGTGGTGATATGTATCGCAATATTTGTGACTATCAGAAAGCTGCAGAAATATATGAACAGATAGTCAGAATTTATCCTGCCAATATTGCTGTTCGTAAAGTAGCAGCACAG ATGTACAGAGAGTGTGGTCAAATTGACAAAGCTATTAATTTGTTGGAAGACTATGCCAATACTCAAACTTCCAACATTGACTGGAGTGTTCTAGATTTATTGATATCACTTTATATAAGAAATAATGTTCTTAGTGAAGCACTAAGGCAGATCAAGAGGGCACAGCTACAATTGGGATCTCAACAGAATCTACCAGTACAATTGCAGGCAAAAGAAGTAATCTGCCATGCATATTGCGGTGACATGAAATATGCTGAG ATTTTCCTTCATGATGTGCATTTGGAGCCATCGAAAGAAAACATTGATGTGATTAAGGAACTTGCAAGCACTTTAGAAAAAATGGGACAATATGAGTATGCAGTAAAGTTTTACCTGCTGATTGAAAATGTTGCTACTCATAATGAT GGTGGTTTATACTTTGATATCAAAGAAATGGGTAGTTCATATGTCAATGTTGCTCAGTGCTACATGGTCTTAGGGGACAAAAAAAATGCTATTCCTTATTTTTATAAAG CCTTACGAAGCATGAAGGACAATATCGATATACGATTGACCTTATCGTCCCTTCTTGTTGACGACGACAAGACAGATGAAGCTGCCACTTTGCTTTCTCCTCCCAAAATTCCAG AGTTGCAGTCTGCTAATACTCCAGACCAACGGAAACCTTGGTGGTGTGATGGGAAAGTAAAGATGCAGCTTGCAAAAATTTATTACAATAAAGGCAAGCTGGAAGATTTTGTGGACACAATTTTTCATCCTATTCTAGAAACTTTGAATGTTGAATATGCTAATCGAAAG GTCAGGCCAATGAAAAAGCTTCCAAACACTGTTCTGCATGAAAGAGTCAAAGTATTGGGTGAGCAACGCCCAGATAGTGTATTTCAAGGATTAAAGCCAATAGCATCACCTGATGAATT AATAAAGGCAAACAGAGCAAAGAAAATAATTGAGAAAAGGGCAGCTGCAAATGAGTTAAAACCTGATGATCCG CCAAGAACAAAGCAAGTTCCTCCTGTTCCTGGTATACTGACAAATGTGGAGCATCATCAGCTTGTGTTAAATGTTTGTATCTGCCAG CTTTGTCGAACATTAGCTTTGCTGCAGCGATATTGGGATGCACTGCAGATTATCAACCGAACTCTCAAACTTGGAAATGACGCACTCACTGGTGACAAAAAAGAGGAACTCAGATCCTTGGGTGCTC AAATTGCTTATAGAGCTCCAGATCCCAGTCATGGCTTTAAGTATGTCCGTTATGTTGTTCAGCAGCACCCATATTCTCTTGCTGCATGGAATTCCTACTATAAGGTGATATCAAG AATAGAGGACAGGTTTCCACAGCATTTCAAACATCTTCTACGGACAAGAGAAGCGAAGCCTGACTGTGTGCCTCCAATAATCATATCTGGGCATCGATTTACTGCTATAAGTCAGCATCAGTCAGCTGCTCGGGATTACCTGGAAGCTTATAAGTTGGACCCAGAAAACCCTCTTATTAATCTTTGTGTAG GCACTGCCTTGATTAGTTTGACCCTTGGCTTCAGGCTTCAGAATAAGAACCAGTGCATTGTCCAAGCTTTTGCTTTCCTGTACAGATACCTTCGCCTTTGTGATAACAGTCAG GAAGCCTTGTACAACATTGCTCGGGCATATCACCACATTGGCCTGAATACCTTGGCAGCTATTTACTACGAGAAGGCTTTGGCGATCGAGGAGAAAGATCATCCCATCCCTAAACTTCCATATGAGGCTGGTTCATGTGTGCCAGAGGATCTGAAGCCAGGGTACTGTGACGTGCGTAGAGAAGCAGCGTTCAATCTGCATCTAATCTATAAGAAAAGTGGAGCTACCGATCTTGCAAGACGGATTCTGAAAACTTACTGCACTGTCTAG
- the LOC136476347 gene encoding uncharacterized protein isoform X2 encodes MSAVTEDGDQRASASEAGDRGRDGDEDFDEDEEDGFEFGDADEAMHCVEMAESSTTAAKLRAHSQDYEALAARKRKTLAEEQPQREEGSKRPRQDQLSEAEAATMFDQLMEGFGLRRKRRSKDGKKRGRKKGTKNKGSAEVIKKLGDATLLFAEEKFNEAIPILHEIVRIAPNLSDSYYLLGSIYSEIGELDKAINFLMLAAYVSPKDASLWKKLIPLAKKKGDASLARHCILKAMRADPEDVDLKYLCGDMYRNICDYQKAAEIYEQIVRIYPANIAVRKVAAQMYRECGQIDKAINLLEDYANTQTSNIDWSVLDLLISLYIRNNVLSEALRQIKRAQLQLGSQQNLPVQLQAKEVICHAYCGDMKYAEIFLHDVHLEPSKENIDVIKELASTLEKMGQYEYAVKFYLLIENVATHNDGGLYFDIKEMGSSYVNVAQCYMVLGDKKNAIPYFYKALRSMKDNIDIRLTLSSLLVDDDKTDEAATLLSPPKIPELQSANTPDQRKPWWCDGKVKMQLAKIYYNKGKLEDFVDTIFHPILETLNVEYANRKVRPMKKLPNTVLHERVKVLGEQRPDSVFQGLKPIASPDELIKANRAKKIIEKRAAANELKPDDPPRTKQVPPVPGILTNVEHHQLVLNLCRTLALLQRYWDALQIINRTLKLGNDALTGDKKEELRSLGAQIAYRAPDPSHGFKYVRYVVQQHPYSLAAWNSYYKVISRIEDRFPQHFKHLLRTREAKPDCVPPIIISGHRFTAISQHQSAARDYLEAYKLDPENPLINLCVGTALISLTLGFRLQNKNQCIVQAFAFLYRYLRLCDNSQEALYNIARAYHHIGLNTLAAIYYEKALAIEEKDHPIPKLPYEAGSCVPEDLKPGYCDVRREAAFNLHLIYKKSGATDLARRILKTYCTV; translated from the exons ATGTCGGCTGTAACGGAGGACGGCGACCAGCGAGCTTCCGCCTCTGAGGCGGGGGACCGCGGGCGCGACGGGGATGAGGATttcgacgaggatgaggaggacgggTTCGAGTTTGGTGACGCCGACGAGGCGATGCACTGCGTGGAGATGGCGGAGAGTAGCACCACCGCCGCGAAGCTGCGTGCCCACTCGCAGGACTACGAGGCGCTAGCTGCGCGCAAGCGCAAGACCCTTGCCGAGGAGCAACCCCAGAG GGAGGAGGGTTCCAAAAGGCCAAGACAGGATCAACTTTCAGAAGCGGAAGCAGCAACCATGTTCGACCAACTGATGGAAGGCTTTGGTCTTCGGCGCAAAAGAAGGTCCAAAGAT GGCAAGAAAAGGGGAAGAAAGAAAGGAACAAAGAATAAGGGCAGCGCTGAAGTTATTAAAAAGTTGGGTGATGCTACTCTACTTTTCGCTGAAGAAAAATTTAACGAG GCAATTCCTATACTACATGAGATTGTGCGAATTGCGCCAAATTTGTCAGATTCATATTATCTACTTGGTAGCATTTATAGTGAGATTGGTGAACTAGATAAAGCCATAAACTTCTTGATGCTTGCTGCATATGTTTCCCCAAAAGATGCATCTCTGTGGAAGAAACTCATTCCCTTGGCAAA GAAAAAAGGGGATGCTTCTCTGGCAAGACACTGTATTTTAAAAGCAATGAGAGCAGATCCAGAAGATGTAGATCTGAAGTATCTTTGTGGTGATATGTATCGCAATATTTGTGACTATCAGAAAGCTGCAGAAATATATGAACAGATAGTCAGAATTTATCCTGCCAATATTGCTGTTCGTAAAGTAGCAGCACAG ATGTACAGAGAGTGTGGTCAAATTGACAAAGCTATTAATTTGTTGGAAGACTATGCCAATACTCAAACTTCCAACATTGACTGGAGTGTTCTAGATTTATTGATATCACTTTATATAAGAAATAATGTTCTTAGTGAAGCACTAAGGCAGATCAAGAGGGCACAGCTACAATTGGGATCTCAACAGAATCTACCAGTACAATTGCAGGCAAAAGAAGTAATCTGCCATGCATATTGCGGTGACATGAAATATGCTGAG ATTTTCCTTCATGATGTGCATTTGGAGCCATCGAAAGAAAACATTGATGTGATTAAGGAACTTGCAAGCACTTTAGAAAAAATGGGACAATATGAGTATGCAGTAAAGTTTTACCTGCTGATTGAAAATGTTGCTACTCATAATGAT GGTGGTTTATACTTTGATATCAAAGAAATGGGTAGTTCATATGTCAATGTTGCTCAGTGCTACATGGTCTTAGGGGACAAAAAAAATGCTATTCCTTATTTTTATAAAG CCTTACGAAGCATGAAGGACAATATCGATATACGATTGACCTTATCGTCCCTTCTTGTTGACGACGACAAGACAGATGAAGCTGCCACTTTGCTTTCTCCTCCCAAAATTCCAG AGTTGCAGTCTGCTAATACTCCAGACCAACGGAAACCTTGGTGGTGTGATGGGAAAGTAAAGATGCAGCTTGCAAAAATTTATTACAATAAAGGCAAGCTGGAAGATTTTGTGGACACAATTTTTCATCCTATTCTAGAAACTTTGAATGTTGAATATGCTAATCGAAAG GTCAGGCCAATGAAAAAGCTTCCAAACACTGTTCTGCATGAAAGAGTCAAAGTATTGGGTGAGCAACGCCCAGATAGTGTATTTCAAGGATTAAAGCCAATAGCATCACCTGATGAATT AATAAAGGCAAACAGAGCAAAGAAAATAATTGAGAAAAGGGCAGCTGCAAATGAGTTAAAACCTGATGATCCG CCAAGAACAAAGCAAGTTCCTCCTGTTCCTGGTATACTGACAAATGTGGAGCATCATCAGCTTGTGTTAAAT CTTTGTCGAACATTAGCTTTGCTGCAGCGATATTGGGATGCACTGCAGATTATCAACCGAACTCTCAAACTTGGAAATGACGCACTCACTGGTGACAAAAAAGAGGAACTCAGATCCTTGGGTGCTC AAATTGCTTATAGAGCTCCAGATCCCAGTCATGGCTTTAAGTATGTCCGTTATGTTGTTCAGCAGCACCCATATTCTCTTGCTGCATGGAATTCCTACTATAAGGTGATATCAAG AATAGAGGACAGGTTTCCACAGCATTTCAAACATCTTCTACGGACAAGAGAAGCGAAGCCTGACTGTGTGCCTCCAATAATCATATCTGGGCATCGATTTACTGCTATAAGTCAGCATCAGTCAGCTGCTCGGGATTACCTGGAAGCTTATAAGTTGGACCCAGAAAACCCTCTTATTAATCTTTGTGTAG GCACTGCCTTGATTAGTTTGACCCTTGGCTTCAGGCTTCAGAATAAGAACCAGTGCATTGTCCAAGCTTTTGCTTTCCTGTACAGATACCTTCGCCTTTGTGATAACAGTCAG GAAGCCTTGTACAACATTGCTCGGGCATATCACCACATTGGCCTGAATACCTTGGCAGCTATTTACTACGAGAAGGCTTTGGCGATCGAGGAGAAAGATCATCCCATCCCTAAACTTCCATATGAGGCTGGTTCATGTGTGCCAGAGGATCTGAAGCCAGGGTACTGTGACGTGCGTAGAGAAGCAGCGTTCAATCTGCATCTAATCTATAAGAAAAGTGGAGCTACCGATCTTGCAAGACGGATTCTGAAAACTTACTGCACTGTCTAG
- the LOC136476347 gene encoding uncharacterized protein isoform X3: MSAVTEDGDQRASASEAGDRGRDGDEDFDEDEEDGFEFGDADEAMHCVEMAESSTTAAKLRAHSQDYEALAARKRKTLAEEQPQREEGSKRPRQDQLSEAEAATMFDQLMEGFGLRRKRRSKDGKKRGRKKGTKNKGSAEVIKKLGDATLLFAEEKFNEAIPILHEIVRIAPNLSDSYYLLGSIYSEIGELDKAINFLMLAAYVSPKDASLWKKLIPLAKKKGDASLARHCILKAMRADPEDVDLKYLCGDMYRNICDYQKAAEIYEQIVRIYPANIAVRKVAAQMYRECGQIDKAINLLEDYANTQTSNIDWSVLDLLISLYIRNNVLSEALRQIKRAQLQLGSQQNLPVQLQAKEVICHAYCGDMKYAEIFLHDVHLEPSKENIDVIKELASTLEKMGQYEYAVKFYLLIENVATHNDGGLYFDIKEMGSSYVNVAQCYMVLGDKKNAIPYFYKALRSMKDNIDIRLTLSSLLVDDDKTDEAATLLSPPKIPELQSANTPDQRKPWWCDGKVKMQLAKIYYNKGKLEDFVDTIFHPILETLNVEYANRKVRPMKKLPNTVLHERVKVLGEQRPDSVFQGLKPIASPDELIKANRAKKIIEKRAAANELKPDDPPRTKQVPPVPGILTNVEHHQLVLNVCICQLCRTLALLQRYWDALQIINRTLKLGNDALTGDKKEELRSLGAQIAYRAPDPSHGFKYVRYVVQQHPYSLAAWNSYYKVISRRLLQLLGNLLKG; the protein is encoded by the exons ATGTCGGCTGTAACGGAGGACGGCGACCAGCGAGCTTCCGCCTCTGAGGCGGGGGACCGCGGGCGCGACGGGGATGAGGATttcgacgaggatgaggaggacgggTTCGAGTTTGGTGACGCCGACGAGGCGATGCACTGCGTGGAGATGGCGGAGAGTAGCACCACCGCCGCGAAGCTGCGTGCCCACTCGCAGGACTACGAGGCGCTAGCTGCGCGCAAGCGCAAGACCCTTGCCGAGGAGCAACCCCAGAG GGAGGAGGGTTCCAAAAGGCCAAGACAGGATCAACTTTCAGAAGCGGAAGCAGCAACCATGTTCGACCAACTGATGGAAGGCTTTGGTCTTCGGCGCAAAAGAAGGTCCAAAGAT GGCAAGAAAAGGGGAAGAAAGAAAGGAACAAAGAATAAGGGCAGCGCTGAAGTTATTAAAAAGTTGGGTGATGCTACTCTACTTTTCGCTGAAGAAAAATTTAACGAG GCAATTCCTATACTACATGAGATTGTGCGAATTGCGCCAAATTTGTCAGATTCATATTATCTACTTGGTAGCATTTATAGTGAGATTGGTGAACTAGATAAAGCCATAAACTTCTTGATGCTTGCTGCATATGTTTCCCCAAAAGATGCATCTCTGTGGAAGAAACTCATTCCCTTGGCAAA GAAAAAAGGGGATGCTTCTCTGGCAAGACACTGTATTTTAAAAGCAATGAGAGCAGATCCAGAAGATGTAGATCTGAAGTATCTTTGTGGTGATATGTATCGCAATATTTGTGACTATCAGAAAGCTGCAGAAATATATGAACAGATAGTCAGAATTTATCCTGCCAATATTGCTGTTCGTAAAGTAGCAGCACAG ATGTACAGAGAGTGTGGTCAAATTGACAAAGCTATTAATTTGTTGGAAGACTATGCCAATACTCAAACTTCCAACATTGACTGGAGTGTTCTAGATTTATTGATATCACTTTATATAAGAAATAATGTTCTTAGTGAAGCACTAAGGCAGATCAAGAGGGCACAGCTACAATTGGGATCTCAACAGAATCTACCAGTACAATTGCAGGCAAAAGAAGTAATCTGCCATGCATATTGCGGTGACATGAAATATGCTGAG ATTTTCCTTCATGATGTGCATTTGGAGCCATCGAAAGAAAACATTGATGTGATTAAGGAACTTGCAAGCACTTTAGAAAAAATGGGACAATATGAGTATGCAGTAAAGTTTTACCTGCTGATTGAAAATGTTGCTACTCATAATGAT GGTGGTTTATACTTTGATATCAAAGAAATGGGTAGTTCATATGTCAATGTTGCTCAGTGCTACATGGTCTTAGGGGACAAAAAAAATGCTATTCCTTATTTTTATAAAG CCTTACGAAGCATGAAGGACAATATCGATATACGATTGACCTTATCGTCCCTTCTTGTTGACGACGACAAGACAGATGAAGCTGCCACTTTGCTTTCTCCTCCCAAAATTCCAG AGTTGCAGTCTGCTAATACTCCAGACCAACGGAAACCTTGGTGGTGTGATGGGAAAGTAAAGATGCAGCTTGCAAAAATTTATTACAATAAAGGCAAGCTGGAAGATTTTGTGGACACAATTTTTCATCCTATTCTAGAAACTTTGAATGTTGAATATGCTAATCGAAAG GTCAGGCCAATGAAAAAGCTTCCAAACACTGTTCTGCATGAAAGAGTCAAAGTATTGGGTGAGCAACGCCCAGATAGTGTATTTCAAGGATTAAAGCCAATAGCATCACCTGATGAATT AATAAAGGCAAACAGAGCAAAGAAAATAATTGAGAAAAGGGCAGCTGCAAATGAGTTAAAACCTGATGATCCG CCAAGAACAAAGCAAGTTCCTCCTGTTCCTGGTATACTGACAAATGTGGAGCATCATCAGCTTGTGTTAAATGTTTGTATCTGCCAG CTTTGTCGAACATTAGCTTTGCTGCAGCGATATTGGGATGCACTGCAGATTATCAACCGAACTCTCAAACTTGGAAATGACGCACTCACTGGTGACAAAAAAGAGGAACTCAGATCCTTGGGTGCTC AAATTGCTTATAGAGCTCCAGATCCCAGTCATGGCTTTAAGTATGTCCGTTATGTTGTTCAGCAGCACCCATATTCTCTTGCTGCATGGAATTCCTACTATAAGGTGATATCAAG GAGGTTACTTCAACTGCTTGGTAATTTGTTAAAAGGCTGA